From a region of the Streptomyces sp. NBC_00193 genome:
- a CDS encoding M1 family metallopeptidase, producing MQLTSPRLRAALLAAASLTLVAAVVPPPKALGIGDALFPELGNPGYDVLSYDLSFAYKDNSSPLDAVTVIDARSLTRLETVNLDFTHGKVASAEVNGEPAGFASVGEDLVLTPARPVEPDLPLHITVRHTSDPRGRGDGGWVVTDDGLAMANQADAAHRVFPCNDHPADKAYFTFRVSAPAGKTAVANGVPGALPALRAGAATTWTYRTLHPMATELAQVSIGDSAVIHRTGPHGLPLRDVVPAADRERLEPWLKKTAGHIRWMEERVGRYPFENYGVLIAKARTGFELETQTLSLFESALFAGGGGYPEWYVESVMVHELAHQWFGDSVSPRTWSDLWLNEGHATWYEALYADGLGKYSLERRMREAYQRSDQWRAAGGPPAAPKPAAPGEKIGLFRPAVYDGAALILYALRQEIGVKAFDRVERRWVGEHRDGVAGTEDFVRLASQEAGRDLAAFLEPWLYGKKTPAMPGHPEWSAPKSV from the coding sequence CAGCTCACCTCCCCGCGCCTGCGCGCCGCCCTGCTGGCCGCGGCCTCCCTCACCCTCGTCGCCGCCGTCGTGCCCCCGCCCAAGGCGCTCGGCATCGGCGACGCGCTCTTCCCCGAGCTGGGGAACCCCGGATACGACGTGCTCTCGTACGACCTGTCCTTCGCGTACAAGGACAACAGCAGCCCCCTCGACGCGGTCACCGTCATCGACGCGCGCAGCCTCACCCGGCTCGAAACCGTCAACCTCGACTTCACCCACGGGAAAGTGGCCTCCGCCGAGGTCAACGGGGAACCGGCAGGCTTCGCGAGCGTCGGCGAGGACCTCGTGCTGACCCCCGCCCGGCCGGTGGAGCCGGACCTTCCCCTCCACATCACCGTCCGGCACACGAGCGACCCGCGCGGCCGCGGCGACGGCGGCTGGGTGGTGACCGACGACGGGCTGGCCATGGCGAACCAGGCCGACGCCGCTCACCGGGTCTTCCCGTGCAACGACCACCCCGCCGACAAGGCGTACTTCACCTTCCGGGTGAGCGCGCCGGCCGGAAAGACGGCCGTGGCCAACGGGGTGCCGGGCGCGCTGCCGGCGCTCCGGGCGGGCGCCGCGACCACGTGGACGTACCGGACGCTGCATCCGATGGCCACCGAGCTCGCCCAGGTCTCGATCGGCGACTCGGCCGTGATCCACCGCACGGGACCGCACGGACTGCCGCTGCGCGACGTGGTCCCGGCGGCGGACCGGGAACGGCTGGAGCCCTGGCTGAAGAAGACCGCCGGGCACATCCGGTGGATGGAGGAACGGGTCGGCCGCTACCCCTTCGAGAACTACGGCGTGCTGATCGCGAAGGCCCGTACCGGCTTCGAGCTGGAGACGCAGACCCTGTCGCTGTTCGAGAGCGCACTGTTCGCGGGCGGCGGCGGATACCCCGAGTGGTACGTCGAGTCCGTGATGGTCCACGAGCTGGCCCACCAGTGGTTCGGCGACAGCGTGAGCCCGCGCACCTGGTCCGACCTGTGGCTCAACGAGGGCCACGCCACCTGGTACGAAGCCCTGTACGCGGACGGCCTCGGCAAGTACTCCCTGGAGCGGCGGATGCGCGAGGCGTACCAGCGCTCCGACCAGTGGCGGGCGGCCGGCGGCCCCCCGGCCGCGCCCAAGCCGGCCGCCCCGGGCGAGAAGATCGGGCTGTTCCGGCCGGCGGTCTACGACGGGGCCGCGCTGATCCTGTACGCGCTGCGGCAGGAGATCGGGGTCAAGGCCTTCGACCGGGTGGAGCGGCGCTGGGTGGGTGAGCACCGGGACGGGGTCGCGGGCACGGAGGACTTCGTACGGCTGGCCTCGCAGGAGGCGGGCCGGGACCTGGCGGCGTTCCTGGAGCCGTGGCTGTACGGGAAGAAGACGCCGGCGATGCCGGGGCACCCGGAGTGGAGCGCCCCGAAAAGCGTGTGA